The proteins below are encoded in one region of Sedimentibacter sp. zth1:
- a CDS encoding fibronectin type III domain-containing protein, with product MKKRIKKLLIVLLCIIIQINFVQGAFAETAYAYNPIGTSTTVQKVSYVTPLPPIEGLHHKFVREYGPHTEKGHRVYEVCAICGEKVDKGYYVKLQNCASCYNPPTVTIRNLSYNTTLGSEDTDFKLQIDVSDNDNSTLLCEYIVNEPSPPGSALYSIGQLAFSEALYSINSITEIPDLIIPKPPIYVNENSEIVHDTKSTKTVTFSKGIDATKLKQGINTITVKVRITDDTDSGIILPNSGYAAVVQKLFRVDTEAPVINKCSVSTTYNSANISVFANDISAPIEYRYTVGSNVTGWLPSHSSYSIGNLSPLTKYSYKVEARDIKGNISSPFNSTFTTKTQAPSTSLIAGNNNSIKINISDANPIDILYKIKVGNKYLSSNGTLSENAVWIQLPSKTITATNLAGNTEYKIIVYARDRENGTEAVSQEASIKTTPLAPVGLTCTNKTNNSISLTWNSSQGAYVYDLLRETVVNGSVTETKQIDNIMVTSYTDTGLLTNQTYRYKIRGKSNLTTYGNWSETALDVITTPNRPSKVLGVKAALQSSNINLSWTAQSEAVGYEILINEQQKQYSQTNKINIPFTLPNKQYLLSVRCFNVCDTNNPYDTTKWTNEGEWSEPSIIYTSSNIPKNIVINNVTFDNVQFTWDKNNNPNSVLYKCSLYKGDNLINESNEINTNSYSFSGLDAQTQYTVKVCSINSNGVKSSGIAEKVFSTKIAPPDAPSQLRSSAKDKQITLSWEQSARAKFYIIKRDGVVIADKITDNKFLDTGLTPNTTYTYEIIASNESGVLVAKITQKTKGEAPTIPDGIKFNRFNTYTQVSWNEVNGANGYDIKCDGKIYNTELNTNFEHNGLTPGSVHTYSIRARNIFDNGKWSTPVTIKTISSAPIMPNGIELTATQTKINISWNSVNNADSYVVNIDGNEIRGISIPEYTYSFDPSVASESEHVVKIMAVNEGGDSGYAAPQSIKLLPRVADAPEITGNVEGAAICINWNSIENASSYKIEIDNATCTTTSAITTSYIDSVSSLTQPHTYKVRALFDEREGGWSYPVTVKAIPTAPSQVLGTSGQNIVTIQWSKCDVANIYELSADGVIIYSGPNTTFIHSSLLDNSTHNYSVRAGNQSGYSEWSESITITTKREITSIPQNIKPSKINQGSIVVSWDSVKDAKGYMVKINGGQSQNVDVPMISIATTPQAFYAVRVAAVLDYEQNILGEWSHEISFSGPQAIPEAPILENINATEFAIELNWNNVANAQGYEVEIENNKIVKVYSNAYHDFDIPPKTTRSYRIRSYNESGSSIWSESISASTNEALPGAPINILCKNSLTTTGAAISIDWNDVKDAISYEVKDSSGNSYTTTDSTITIDGLTNGTLYQFQVRALTTVGQGPWGSTVYCVTDISTPKNLIVSNAEDGGIQLKWDTSKGASQYEIEMDGVIVATTEESSINILQAGRYLTHSFRIRALNTFKTSEWTEQLMYNQNIPLQVTIDEGEEFSIMMPVSNVKDINQYKMTIAINTDELVLVDVCEFTPELDTTTTYFKDNNMQIIVENKDNLCYITIFVKNKSVREMTGIINSIKFVGKKKCTSQINYNVSIQQ from the coding sequence ATGAAAAAAAGAATAAAAAAATTGCTTATAGTTTTACTTTGTATTATTATTCAAATTAATTTTGTACAAGGTGCATTTGCAGAAACTGCTTATGCTTATAACCCAATCGGAACATCTACAACTGTACAAAAAGTAAGTTATGTGACACCCTTACCACCTATAGAAGGGTTACATCACAAATTCGTACGTGAATATGGTCCCCATACAGAAAAGGGGCATAGAGTTTATGAAGTATGTGCAATATGTGGTGAAAAAGTTGATAAAGGATATTATGTCAAACTTCAAAACTGTGCTTCTTGTTACAATCCCCCTACTGTTACTATAAGAAACTTATCTTATAATACTACATTAGGTAGTGAGGATACAGATTTTAAACTACAAATAGATGTTAGTGATAATGATAATAGTACACTTTTATGTGAATACATTGTAAATGAGCCTTCACCACCTGGTTCAGCATTATATTCAATTGGCCAATTAGCTTTTAGTGAAGCATTATATTCAATTAATAGTATAACTGAAATACCCGATCTTATAATTCCAAAACCACCTATATATGTAAATGAAAATAGTGAAATTGTACATGATACTAAATCAACTAAAACTGTTACTTTTAGTAAAGGCATTGACGCTACAAAACTAAAGCAAGGAATAAATACAATTACTGTTAAGGTTAGAATCACTGATGATACTGATAGTGGAATAATCTTGCCTAACTCAGGATATGCAGCCGTTGTACAAAAATTATTTAGGGTTGATACTGAAGCACCTGTTATAAATAAATGCTCAGTATCTACTACATATAATAGTGCAAATATTTCTGTTTTTGCAAATGATATATCAGCACCAATAGAGTATAGATATACTGTAGGTTCTAATGTAACGGGGTGGTTACCTTCCCATAGTTCCTATAGTATAGGTAATCTTTCTCCACTTACTAAATATTCGTATAAGGTGGAGGCAAGAGATATAAAGGGCAATATATCTTCTCCATTTAACAGTACATTTACTACAAAGACTCAAGCTCCGTCAACAAGCCTTATAGCAGGCAACAATAACTCAATAAAAATAAATATTTCAGATGCGAACCCTATTGATATATTATATAAAATAAAGGTTGGTAATAAATATTTATCCAGCAATGGGACATTATCTGAAAACGCTGTTTGGATACAACTTCCGTCAAAGACTATCACAGCGACTAATTTAGCGGGTAACACAGAGTATAAAATTATCGTATATGCAAGAGACAGAGAAAACGGTACTGAAGCTGTAAGTCAAGAAGCAAGCATTAAAACAACACCATTAGCTCCGGTAGGGTTAACTTGCACAAATAAGACAAATAATTCAATAAGCTTAACATGGAATTCTTCGCAGGGAGCTTATGTATATGATTTATTAAGAGAAACCGTAGTTAATGGCTCTGTAACTGAAACAAAACAAATAGATAATATTATGGTAACCTCATATACTGATACAGGTTTATTAACTAATCAAACTTATAGGTATAAAATTCGAGGGAAATCAAACTTAACTACATATGGGAATTGGAGTGAAACTGCTCTTGATGTTATTACCACACCTAATAGACCATCAAAAGTATTAGGAGTGAAAGCTGCTTTACAGTCTTCCAATATAAATTTGAGTTGGACAGCTCAGTCAGAAGCAGTAGGCTATGAAATTTTAATAAATGAACAACAGAAACAATATTCTCAAACTAACAAAATTAATATACCGTTTACTTTACCTAATAAACAGTATTTGTTATCTGTTAGATGTTTTAATGTATGCGACACCAATAACCCTTACGATACAACAAAATGGACTAATGAAGGAGAGTGGAGTGAGCCTTCAATAATTTATACATCGTCAAATATACCAAAAAATATTGTTATTAATAATGTAACATTTGATAACGTTCAATTTACATGGGATAAAAATAATAACCCTAATTCAGTTTTGTATAAATGCAGTTTATACAAAGGTGATAATCTAATAAATGAATCAAATGAAATTAATACCAATAGTTATAGTTTTTCAGGATTGGATGCTCAAACTCAATATACTGTAAAAGTTTGTTCTATTAATAGCAATGGAGTCAAATCATCTGGTATAGCAGAAAAAGTATTCAGTACTAAAATTGCACCTCCTGATGCTCCAAGTCAATTAAGATCTTCTGCTAAGGATAAACAAATCACTCTTTCTTGGGAGCAAAGTGCAAGAGCAAAATTTTACATAATTAAGAGAGATGGCGTTGTTATAGCTGATAAAATAACTGATAATAAATTTCTTGATACTGGACTTACACCAAACACAACATATACTTATGAAATTATTGCTTCAAATGAATCTGGAGTCTTAGTGGCAAAAATTACTCAAAAAACTAAAGGTGAAGCTCCTACCATTCCTGATGGAATTAAATTCAATAGATTTAATACATATACTCAAGTTTCATGGAATGAAGTAAATGGTGCAAATGGCTATGATATAAAGTGTGATGGTAAGATATACAATACAGAATTAAATACTAATTTTGAGCATAATGGATTAACCCCTGGAAGTGTTCACACTTATAGCATAAGAGCAAGAAATATATTTGATAATGGTAAATGGAGTACACCTGTTACTATAAAAACAATTTCTAGTGCTCCTATTATGCCTAATGGAATTGAACTAACTGCAACACAAACAAAAATTAATATTTCTTGGAATTCAGTGAATAATGCTGATTCATATGTTGTTAATATAGATGGAAACGAAATAAGAGGAATAAGTATACCTGAATATACTTATTCATTTGATCCTTCAGTTGCCTCTGAATCAGAGCATGTTGTCAAAATTATGGCTGTCAACGAAGGTGGGGATAGTGGCTATGCAGCACCACAAAGTATAAAACTATTACCTAGAGTAGCAGATGCCCCTGAAATTACTGGTAATGTAGAGGGCGCAGCAATATGTATTAACTGGAATAGTATTGAAAATGCATCAAGTTATAAAATAGAAATTGATAATGCAACTTGTACTACTACATCGGCTATAACTACATCATATATTGACTCTGTTTCAAGTTTGACTCAACCTCATACGTATAAAGTAAGAGCACTTTTTGATGAAAGAGAAGGTGGTTGGAGTTATCCTGTAACAGTAAAAGCCATTCCTACTGCTCCTTCACAAGTTTTAGGAACTTCTGGACAAAATATTGTTACTATACAATGGAGTAAATGTGATGTGGCAAATATATACGAATTATCTGCTGATGGCGTAATAATTTATTCTGGACCAAATACTACATTTATACATTCGTCATTATTGGATAATTCAACTCACAACTATTCAGTAAGAGCGGGCAATCAAAGTGGCTATAGTGAATGGAGTGAATCTATAACAATTACAACAAAAAGAGAAATAACAAGTATACCGCAAAATATTAAACCTTCAAAGATTAACCAAGGTTCAATAGTAGTTTCATGGGATTCAGTAAAAGATGCTAAAGGATATATGGTGAAAATAAATGGTGGACAATCTCAAAATGTAGATGTACCTATGATTAGCATAGCTACAACTCCACAAGCATTTTATGCAGTTAGAGTTGCTGCCGTACTTGATTATGAGCAAAATATACTGGGAGAATGGTCGCACGAAATATCTTTTTCAGGACCTCAGGCAATTCCTGAAGCTCCTATACTAGAAAATATAAATGCAACAGAATTTGCTATTGAATTAAATTGGAATAATGTAGCTAATGCACAAGGATATGAGGTAGAAATTGAAAATAATAAAATTGTAAAAGTTTACTCAAATGCATATCATGATTTTGATATTCCTCCGAAAACAACACGTAGTTACAGAATTCGTTCATATAACGAATCAGGGTCAAGTATTTGGAGTGAATCAATATCTGCCTCAACAAACGAAGCTTTACCTGGTGCACCTATAAATATATTATGTAAAAATAGTTTAACTACTACCGGTGCTGCAATTAGCATTGATTGGAATGATGTTAAAGATGCTATTTCTTATGAAGTAAAGGATTCCAGTGGTAATAGCTATACAACTACAGATTCTACAATTACTATAGATGGACTAACAAATGGTACCTTATATCAATTCCAAGTGAGAGCATTGACTACAGTAGGACAAGGACCGTGGGGCAGTACTGTATATTGTGTTACAGATATTTCGACGCCAAAAAATCTTATAGTATCAAATGCGGAAGATGGAGGAATACAGTTGAAATGGGATACATCCAAAGGAGCATCACAATATGAGATTGAAATGGATGGAGTAATTGTTGCTACAACCGAAGAATCAAGTATAAATATATTACAAGCAGGTCGTTATTTGACTCATTCATTTAGGATAAGAGCTTTAAATACATTTAAAACTAGTGAGTGGACTGAGCAACTAATGTACAATCAAAATATTCCTCTACAAGTAACTATTGATGAAGGGGAAGAATTTTCGATTATGATGCCTGTATCTAATGTAAAAGATATTAATCAATATAAAATGACAATAGCTATTAATACAGATGAGTTGGTCTTAGTTGATGTATGTGAATTTACACCTGAGCTGGATACTACTACAACTTATTTTAAAGACAACAATATGCAGATAATTGTTGAAAATAAAGATAACCTTTGTTATATTACTATTTTTGTTAAGAATAAAAGTGTAAGAGAAATGACAGGTATTATTAATAGTATAAAGTTTGTTGGAAAGAAAAAATGTACTAGCCAAATAAATTACAATGTAAGCATACAACAATAA
- a CDS encoding amidohydrolase gives MPQKCYFNGDIITLENEMYADYLLIENDKIVCVGAKKEIEKYIYNDAEMIDLQKKTLMPAFIDTHSLFFEYVFSLLYANLSDAESFDDIKKLLISYKEDNHIKDGEWIIGSNYDDDFLKEKKPPTAKILDSILPNNPVVLQHQSGYSGVLNSKALEILKIDKINDGFLKEEQFTANLQKIPIPSINDFKNAILKVQEKYASFGITTMQEGTLVDSMDKILTLIIQAKLLKLDLVGYIDIKNGNKILEKFDESIKKYNNRFKIGGYKIFLDGSPHNKTAWMLEQYKDTENHNGKPYYKDFSLTIDFKKAISDNMQVLAHCNGDAAAKQYIECYKKAFNSSKRKHNIRPVIIHAQLLTEEQLIEAKKLDIIPSFLVANIFYSGDILIKNFGLERASQINITGSAVRNNVLFTFHQNPPTIEINMLETICYAVNRITKEGRILGVNQRITPLDALKAVTINAAYQYFEENIKGSLKHGKLADLVILDSNPLKVEYNKIKNIKVLETIKEGKTVFKL, from the coding sequence ATGCCACAAAAATGTTACTTTAATGGAGATATAATAACTTTAGAAAATGAGATGTATGCAGACTATTTACTAATTGAAAATGATAAGATAGTTTGTGTTGGTGCTAAAAAAGAAATAGAAAAATATATATATAATGATGCAGAAATGATTGATTTACAGAAAAAAACACTAATGCCTGCTTTTATAGATACGCACAGTCTTTTTTTTGAGTACGTGTTTTCACTTTTATATGCTAATCTTTCAGATGCCGAAAGCTTTGATGATATTAAAAAATTACTAATTTCATATAAAGAAGATAATCATATAAAAGATGGAGAATGGATAATTGGAAGTAATTATGACGATGATTTTTTAAAGGAAAAGAAACCTCCAACTGCTAAAATATTGGACAGTATACTTCCAAATAACCCTGTAGTTCTTCAGCACCAATCTGGGTATTCTGGAGTGTTAAATTCAAAAGCATTAGAAATATTGAAAATAGATAAAATAAATGATGGTTTTTTAAAAGAGGAACAGTTCACTGCAAACCTTCAGAAAATTCCTATACCATCTATTAATGATTTTAAAAATGCTATATTAAAGGTACAAGAAAAATACGCGAGCTTTGGTATAACTACCATGCAGGAGGGAACGTTGGTTGACTCCATGGATAAGATATTAACTCTAATAATACAGGCTAAACTATTAAAGTTAGACCTTGTAGGATATATTGACATTAAAAACGGTAATAAAATTTTAGAAAAATTTGATGAAAGTATAAAAAAATATAATAACAGATTCAAAATTGGTGGATATAAAATATTTTTGGATGGATCTCCACATAATAAAACCGCCTGGATGCTTGAACAATATAAGGATACTGAAAATCATAACGGTAAGCCTTATTATAAGGACTTTTCATTGACTATAGATTTTAAAAAAGCAATATCTGACAATATGCAAGTATTAGCACACTGCAATGGTGATGCTGCAGCTAAACAATATATTGAATGTTATAAGAAAGCATTTAATTCTTCTAAACGCAAACATAACATTAGACCTGTCATAATTCATGCTCAACTACTAACAGAAGAACAATTAATAGAAGCAAAAAAATTAGATATTATACCATCATTTTTAGTTGCAAATATATTTTATTCGGGAGATATATTAATAAAAAATTTTGGGCTTGAAAGAGCGAGTCAAATTAATATAACAGGTTCAGCAGTCAGAAATAATGTGTTATTTACATTTCATCAAAATCCTCCTACAATTGAAATTAATATGTTAGAAACTATTTGTTATGCTGTAAACAGAATAACAAAAGAAGGAAGAATACTGGGCGTTAATCAAAGAATAACACCTTTAGATGCTTTAAAAGCAGTTACAATAAATGCGGCATATCAATATTTTGAAGAAAATATAAAGGGAAGCTTAAAGCACGGTAAGCTTGCAGACTTAGTCATTTTAGACAGTAATCCCCTAAAGGTTGAATACAATAAAATCAAAAATATAAAGGTTCTTGAAACTATCAAAGAAGGGAAAACTGTTTTCAAGCTTTAG
- a CDS encoding metalloregulator ArsR/SmtB family transcription factor — MTEADSIKLFKCLSDKSRLLILKCLIKEPMYVELLSKRLQLTPSTISFHLKKLEDANIVQSRKEQYYTVYSINEDVLKHSIIDIIKEEASEENLQNQREEQYRKKVIENFFEYGKLKVIPVQRKKKLIVLEKIALAFEIGKKYAEREVNIIIADYNDDFCTIRREMIAEKIFKREDGIYERLR, encoded by the coding sequence ATGACAGAAGCTGATTCAATAAAATTATTTAAATGTTTGTCAGATAAATCAAGGCTGTTGATACTTAAATGTCTAATAAAAGAACCAATGTATGTTGAGCTTTTATCTAAAAGATTACAGCTCACTCCATCTACTATTTCGTTTCACTTAAAGAAACTTGAGGATGCAAATATAGTTCAATCTCGTAAAGAACAATATTATACTGTTTACTCAATAAATGAAGATGTTTTGAAGCATTCAATTATAGATATAATTAAAGAAGAAGCATCAGAAGAGAATTTGCAAAATCAAAGGGAAGAGCAGTACAGAAAAAAAGTTATAGAAAATTTCTTTGAGTATGGCAAGCTTAAAGTAATACCGGTGCAACGTAAGAAAAAGCTAATTGTATTAGAAAAAATTGCCCTAGCATTTGAAATAGGAAAAAAATATGCAGAAAGAGAAGTAAATATAATTATAGCAGATTATAATGATGATTTTTGTACAATCAGGCGTGAAATGATTGCCGAAAAAATATTTAAAAGAGAAGATGGAATTTACGAAAGGCTGAGGTAA
- a CDS encoding aminopeptidase, which produces MIEFNNLIIEKLVKAIEIKEGELVLLHFWGDDKDRDVLHNFSCKVSKLGATPFEFQQSRETNCNVFNVAKETCYNEKYYNLFKGFDVIIDICMYKPVIPSQNLSKEKFNLYREYMSKTFDVLSDMKKFVQIRIPTEQLAKESNIEPKLFIEKMTNAYNIDYDELKKECLQKVESIKNKSSVCIKTSQNCELKLSLDNRKWFVDAGDGDLPCGEISIAPIEDKTNGTIYFDKLYLDDDFTVEKVILTVENGKIISSDSNEFNGFLKELPPNGNIIGELGIGMNKNVTELIGYEVLDEKMYGTFHLGIGMNTLFGGQNKCVMHMDFVGTGKIMFD; this is translated from the coding sequence ATGATAGAATTTAATAATTTAATAATTGAAAAACTAGTAAAAGCTATTGAAATCAAAGAAGGAGAACTTGTACTGCTACATTTCTGGGGAGATGATAAGGACAGAGATGTTTTACACAACTTTAGTTGTAAGGTATCCAAGTTAGGAGCTACACCTTTTGAATTTCAACAATCCAGAGAAACCAATTGTAATGTATTTAATGTTGCAAAAGAAACTTGTTACAATGAAAAATACTATAATTTATTTAAAGGATTTGATGTTATAATTGACATTTGTATGTATAAACCTGTGATTCCTTCACAAAACTTAAGTAAAGAGAAGTTTAATTTATATAGAGAGTATATGTCTAAAACATTTGATGTGTTAAGTGATATGAAAAAATTTGTTCAGATTAGAATACCCACAGAACAGTTGGCAAAGGAATCAAATATAGAACCCAAATTGTTTATTGAAAAAATGACAAATGCATACAACATTGATTATGATGAACTAAAAAAAGAATGCCTGCAAAAAGTAGAAAGTATAAAAAATAAATCATCTGTATGCATAAAAACAAGCCAAAATTGTGAATTGAAATTATCACTTGATAATAGGAAATGGTTTGTTGATGCTGGGGATGGTGATTTACCGTGTGGAGAGATAAGCATAGCTCCTATAGAAGATAAAACAAACGGAACAATATATTTTGATAAACTTTATTTGGATGATGATTTTACAGTTGAAAAAGTTATATTAACCGTTGAAAATGGAAAAATTATATCATCAGATTCAAACGAATTTAACGGATTTTTAAAAGAATTACCTCCTAATGGTAATATAATTGGTGAATTAGGGATTGGTATGAATAAAAATGTTACTGAATTAATTGGATATGAGGTTTTAGATGAAAAAATGTATGGCACATTCCATTTGGGTATTGGAATGAATACATTATTCGGTGGACAAAACAAATGTGTTATGCATATGGATTTTGTAGGTACTGGAAAAATAATGTTTGATTAA
- a CDS encoding ABC transporter ATP-binding protein translates to MKKILMKIYIFILVVINSLSTVLFALSFIGIIDNLTKNNFILFRKNLIFLICIVVFQIITGYIYSRQKNKYVAHTVISLKSRLSEKIFALSITSFNKKEIGEYISFLFNDINMLEKNYIMPKFELLEKIVLVVLSITGIIIINPLYLIVLVVILALSVLIPFALMKKVEIRSKHVSKNNELATTKYLEILNGFKIIKHWNLENKFLSESNDYVKKMEYSKLSLNNYSILVNSSLQFMLNFLIVAVFGLGGILVSKNLITVGMIFALTNLITNVTNPFMSLMMLFNQIKSVKYIKDKCNKILSEEYVEGKHLFKSEEFNSLQLKNVSFSYPTSEIETLNDINYTFEKGKKYAIVGKNGSGKSTIVKILAKVLDNYTGNIYFNNTLLNEIDEKDYFNRIGYIDQDLYLFNKSIEENIFIKGKENTSVNEEIKDNLYDVFNIDKINYDCSNLSEENNNSKSLSGGEKQKIIIIRELLKNIDILLADEPNSALDKKTSKNLIETFVNIEPLTVIMITHTINEDLKKFDKILVIEDGTIEECGTYEELLLNKEYFHEHEQVNANELNS, encoded by the coding sequence ATGAAGAAAATTTTAATGAAAATTTATATTTTTATATTAGTTGTTATTAATAGCTTATCGACTGTTTTATTTGCTTTATCATTTATAGGTATTATTGATAATTTAACTAAAAATAATTTTATATTATTTAGAAAAAATTTAATATTTTTAATATGTATCGTAGTATTTCAAATTATAACAGGTTATATATATTCACGACAAAAAAACAAATATGTTGCGCATACTGTTATATCTCTAAAATCTAGACTAAGTGAAAAAATATTTGCATTATCAATTACAAGTTTTAATAAAAAAGAAATAGGCGAATATATATCATTTTTGTTTAATGACATAAACATGCTTGAAAAAAACTACATCATGCCAAAATTTGAGCTTTTAGAAAAAATTGTACTTGTTGTTTTATCTATTACAGGAATAATAATAATCAATCCTTTATATTTGATAGTTTTAGTTGTTATTTTAGCTCTTTCTGTACTAATTCCTTTTGCATTAATGAAAAAAGTAGAAATTAGAAGTAAACACGTCAGTAAAAATAATGAATTAGCTACAACAAAATATCTTGAAATATTGAATGGTTTTAAAATCATAAAACATTGGAATTTAGAAAATAAGTTTTTAAGCGAAAGTAATGACTATGTTAAAAAAATGGAATACTCTAAATTATCACTAAACAACTATTCAATTTTAGTTAATAGTAGCCTACAGTTTATGTTGAATTTTTTAATAGTTGCAGTTTTTGGATTAGGAGGAATACTCGTATCTAAAAATTTAATAACTGTCGGAATGATATTTGCTTTAACAAATTTAATAACAAATGTAACTAATCCATTTATGTCATTAATGATGCTATTTAACCAAATAAAATCCGTAAAATATATAAAAGATAAATGCAATAAGATTTTGTCTGAAGAATACGTAGAGGGTAAACATTTATTTAAAAGTGAAGAATTTAATTCTTTACAATTAAAAAATGTATCTTTTAGTTATCCTACTTCAGAAATTGAAACACTAAATGATATTAATTATACTTTTGAGAAAGGTAAGAAATATGCTATTGTTGGTAAAAACGGAAGTGGAAAAAGTACTATAGTCAAAATTTTAGCTAAAGTACTTGATAATTATACTGGCAATATATATTTTAATAACACTTTATTAAATGAAATTGATGAAAAAGATTATTTTAATAGAATCGGTTATATAGACCAAGATCTTTATCTTTTTAATAAATCCATTGAAGAAAACATATTTATTAAGGGAAAAGAAAATACAAGCGTAAATGAAGAAATTAAAGATAATCTATATGATGTATTTAATATAGATAAGATAAATTATGATTGCTCTAATTTAAGTGAAGAAAATAATAACTCGAAATCTTTATCTGGTGGTGAAAAGCAAAAAATAATAATTATTAGAGAGTTGTTAAAGAATATAGATATTTTATTAGCAGATGAACCAAACTCGGCTTTAGATAAAAAAACATCAAAAAATTTAATAGAGACCTTTGTAAATATTGAACCCCTAACAGTTATAATGATTACACATACAATAAATGAAGATTTAAAAAAATTTGATAAAATATTAGTTATAGAAGATGGAACTATAGAAGAATGTGGGACATATGAAGAACTTTTATTAAACAAGGAATATTTTCATGAACATGAACAAGTTAATGCTAATGAATTAAATAGTTAG